The DNA window AGCCGCAACTAGCTTTCTCATTTTTGCCTCAGACGCACCTGAAGGGGCGAGGGCTGTGCTGTTTTGGCTGCTAGGTTCGCTCACACGTGCCTCGTGGTCTTCTGTTGCTGTTGCTGCACCCCTTATATTGCTCTCATTTGTTATGCTTTGGCTGTGGTCACGAAGACTCGATGCACTGAATCTTGGAGATGACACGGCTCAGGCCCTGGGAAGCCCGCCTTCAAAAGTACGCTTACAGGCATTACTAGTCATTGCTTTGTGTGTAGGGGCGGCAGTAGCGGTCTCTGGTGGAATTGGTTTTGTTGGTTTAGTTGTCCCTCACGTAGCGCGCCTTTGTGTCGGTGGTGTCCATCGGCTGTTACTACCAGTTGCCGGGTTGTTAGGAGCCTCCTTTTTAGTTTGGGCAGATTTGGCGGCAAGGATGCTTTTTGCTCCACGTGAGCTTCCACTAGGCATTGTAACAGCAGTTATCGGAGCACCATTCTTATTTTTCTTGGTTCGTAAGCTAAGAGCGGAGTCCTAGTATTGAACAATAAATAGATTTTGTAAAACTTTCTTTCTTTTATTGAAGCAGTTACCCTATTGGGTGGAAAGGAGAACATATGATAAGTGCATCTAACATATCCTTTGCTTATGATGGTACACCGGTGCTTGCCGGAGTTAAGCTTGAAGCTAACTCAGGGAATATAGTAGGACTTATTGGACCAAATGGAAGTGGAAAGTCTACACTTTTACGTATTCTTTATTCTGCTCTTCCAGCTCTAGGAGGAGCGGTCATGCTTGATGATGCATCGTTGAGTTCGTTATCAGCGCGAGAGCTATCTCTCCGAATAGCCGTCGTAGCACAAGAGGCTACCACTAGCCTGCCTATTTCCGTAGCTGAAATGGTTTTGCTTGGTCGTTCACCTCACCGCTCATCATTGCAGTCTTACTCCTCTGAAGATCATCAGATTGCAGCTCAAGCGTTAAGCAGGGTAGGAATGAGAGACTTGGCTGAGCGTAGCTTTGTTACTTTGTCTGGAGGGGAGAAGCAGCGAACCCTAATTGCTAGGGCTCTTGCTCAGCAGGCGGACCATTTGTTACTTGACGAGCCTACGAATCATTTGGATATTCACTATCAGCATGAGCTCCTCCAGCTCGTTCGAACCCTGGGTATTACCACAGTAGTCGTCCTCCATGATCTTAATCTGGCAGCGCGTTACTGTGATCAGCTCGTTTTGCTTAATCATGGGAAGGTAGTTTGTTCAGGGACAACAGCAGAGGTGTTAATACCAGAGGTTATTGAGCCTGTATACAGAATGAATGTTGAGACTCTTGACTATGGCGACTGTCTTCAGCTTTTGTTTCGTCCAAAGGTTCCGGCTATGGTTAAATAAATATAATAAGCTTACACAGCTACTTATAGGAAGCAGAAGGGTATCATACCCTCTGCTTTTTTGGTTCATACTAGGGAAATAGAGATAAGATCCATAGCACTAAAGATGTCAGCATTTTATGCATTTTATTAATATCTTATCCACAGCATTTCTATAGTAGCATCCTCAAAAGGAATGAACTGGCAGAGTTTTTATGTTTTTAAGAAGGAGTCGACGGGTATACATTCATGATATGTTTTTTTAAATTTCATGAAATGTGTTATTCAACGAAAGGAGTTTACAGGCTATGGTAAAACAAAAAAACAACGGCTTTGTGATGCGAAGCCTTGATACAATTGAACGGGTCGGGAATAAGCTTCCTCATCCAGTCACCTTATTTTTCATTTTTGCTGGGCTAGTTGTTGTGTTCTCTGCTATACTTTCTCTTTTGAATGTAACGGCAGAGGATCCGACTAATCCAGGAGAAATGTTAGCGGTCAAAAATCTCCTCAGCACAGAGGGAATTCAATATATGTTCACTAGTGCAGTCACTAACTTTACGGAGTTTGCACCACTAGGAACGGTTCTTGTGACAATGATTGGAATTGGGATTGCTGAGCGTTCAGGACTGATTAGCACGATGCTTAGGGGTCTGGTAACCTCTGTTCCTAAACAGCTTTTAACGGCAACGTTAGTATTTGCAGGTATCATGTCAAGTATGGCGGCAGACGCTGGATATGTGGTGCTGACACCGCTTGGAGCCGTATTATTTGCCGCTCTGGGTCGACATCCGCTGGCAGGACTTGCTGCTGCCTTTGCTGGAGTGTCAGCAGGGTATAGTGCAAACCTGCTCATCACCTCCCTAGATCCCTTACTCGCCTCCTTAACCCAGATGGCGGCTGCTACGTATGACCCGCAGTATGCTGAAGGTATTAATATAGCAATGAACTATTACTTTATGATCATCTCAGTATTTGTTTTAACGTTAGCGGGAACTTATGTAACAGAAAAAATGGTTGAACCACGCTTAGGAAAATACGAGGGTGGGATTCAAAGCTCAGAAGGAGAAGCCACAGCATTAAAAGTAGAGGAAAAAAGAGGCTTGGTCGGAGCGGGTATTGCTTTTGTTTTAACCTGTTCAGCATTGGCCCTATTAATTGTTCCTGAGTGGGGTCCTATGAGAGGACCAGAAGGGGAGATTATTGATTCCCCATTTTTCACTTCCTTAGTTCCGATTATTTTGATTGTGTTTCTCATTCCTGGACTGGTTTACGGTCTAATAACGAAGTCCATTAGAAATGATAAAGATGTTGCTAATCAGATGTCTGAAACGATGGCTACGATGGGAGCATATATCGTTTTAGCTTTTGCAGCGGGGCAATTTGTAGCCTACTTTGGTGAATCGAACATGGGAATTATTTTGGCTATTCAAGGGGCTAATTTCATTGAATCCACAGGATTTACGGGAATTCCTTTAATCCTGACTTTTATTTTTGTGGCAGGATTTATTAATCTTTTCATTGGAAGTGCTTCGGCTAAGTGGGCTATTATGGCACCTATTTTTGTGCCAATGATGATGCATTTAGGTTATTCGCCAGAGCTGACAACGGTTGCCTATCGTGTGGCTGATTCAACAACTAATGTCATATCACCACTGATGCCTTATTTTGCCATTGTGATTGCATTTGCACAGAAATACGATAAAAAAGTAGGAATTGGAACATTAATCAGTACCATGCTTCCATATTCCATCGTTTTCTCTATCGTGTGGATCATTATGCTAATTGCTTGGCTCCTGCTTGGTATTGATCTAGGACCAGGTTCGCCGATTCATTACCCAGCTAATTAACCCTTAGGGGAATCGATCCTGCTGAAGTAAGAACGATGTTTTTCTAAATATAGGGATACGCAGTATATATATTCACTTTTTTGTTGAGTTGAGTCATCCTTTTCAAACGGGATACAATAGGAGCTAATGACACAGGAATGGAGGAGAAGGATGAACAAGAAAGTAAGCTTAATCGGAGTCCCTATGGATTTAGGACAAGGACGTAGAGGGGTTGATATGGGACCCAGTGCGATCCGTTACGCTCATGTGATTGAACGCTTAGAAAAGCTGGACTACGACGTTATAGATTTAGGAGACCTTGGGATTCCTAATCCGCAAGATAGAGCTCGTAATGGTGAGAACCTAAAGTGCTTAGACGAAGTGGCTCAGGTTAATACGGAACTGGCAGAGCGTGTTCATACTATTGTTGAAGAGGGGCGTTTTCCTCTTGTTTTGGGAGGAGATCATAGTATTGCTATAGGTACGTTAGCGGGAGTGGCCAAGCACAAGAAAAACCTAGGTGTCATTTGGTATGATGCCCATGCGGATATTAATACAGGTGAGACTTCTCCATCAGGAAATATACACGGGATGTCTCTAGCGGTAGGCTTGGGGTATGGTCATGAGAGACTGACTCAAATTCTAGGCTATTCTCCAAAAATCAAGCCAGAGCATGTGGTTATAATTGGAGCAAGAGATCTAGACGAGGGAGAAAAGCAACTAATCAAAAAGCTAGGCATTAAGGTGTTTACGATGCATGAAATAGATCGACTAGGGATGACCTATGTCATGGAGGAAGCGATTAAGCATGTATCGAATGGGACGGACGGTGTTCATTTAAGCCTAGATTTAGACGGTCTAGATCCGCATGATGCACCGGGGGTAGGGACCCCTGTAAGAGGTGGGATTTCGTATAGGGAAAGCCATTTGGCGATGGAAATTTTAGCTGAGGCAGATATTCTCACTTCGGCAGAGTTTGTGGAGGTTAACCCTATCTTAGATCATGGGAATACGACGGCTAATGTGGCGGTCGCCCTCCTCGGCTCACTTTTTGGAGAAAAATTACTGTAAAGCTCAAGGACAGAGGAAAGGTAAGAGCCGATTTAGTTGGTCACAAATAGTGGAGTAACCTTTCTAACAGGTCGATCTGGGTAACGGGTTTCTATGTTATCTAGGTCGGCCTTTTTGCCAAAAATAGGCCTTATTAAATTTACATAGCACAGTCCTTAGGACCATTCACTTTCCCCATAAATATGATAAAATATATTGTAAAAAATAATTGAAACTTTGTTAAAGGTGATACGTAACAGTTTTTAAACCCCCTTGATAAAGGTGGAGGTACATGGATGGAGCAAATAGAATGGAAGTTGGTTAAACGCATACGAAAAGGCGATCGAGAAGCGTTTGCCGAGATCGTTGAACTATATAAACATAAGCTATATCAGCTAGGCTATAGAATGCTAGGCAATCCTTTGGAAGCAGAGGAAATTGCTCAAGAATCCTTTTTAAGAGTCTATTCGAATATAGGTCGATATGACCAAAATCATAAGTTCTCCACATGGATTTATAGGATTGCTACGAATCTATGTATAGATCGACTACGTAAAAGGAAGATAGTCTACTCCTTAGATCAAGAAGTGGTTGGAGCAGAGGGCTTGGATATGTACTCGCAGTTGGCTGATGAAAAGCAGAGGACACCTGAAGCTGAAGTGGTCACGCTAGAAATCCAAGAGCAGGTTCAAAAAGCAATCGATCAGCTACCTCCGCAATATAAATCGATTATGATTTTGCGTTATTTGCAGGATCTCAGTTTACAGGAAATTAGTGACATCGTCGATTTACCGGTAACCACGATTAAAACAAGAGTTCACCGAGGGAGAGAAGCTCTGAAGAAGCTTTTACAGCATGTATAAGAGATGTTTGATAGCTATAAGATATTGGTATAAGTAGGATACATCAAAAAACGAAAAAGGTATTTCCAACACGGAGAACTGGAAAGGAAGGGTAAGGATATGTCTTGCCAAGACGCAAAAAAGCTCATGCATGATTACCTAGATGAAGAGATTAGCTCTTCGGATCAGGCCACGCTAAAGCAACACCTGAAGGAATGTCCTGCTTGTAAGGAATATTTCAACCGGATGGAAAAGTCGTTGCTACTTATGAAAAGTCACTCTCACGTACTAGCGCCTGATGATTTTACCGATAAGATCATGCAGCAAATTCCAGTCGAGAAGCCTACAGGGAAGCTTTTACGTTTTGTAAAAGGTCATCCTTTTCTTGTGGCAGCAGCCGTTTTCCTTCTATTAATGGGAGGCAGCCTATCACAGATTTGGAAGGATGGACAGGGGCAATTTTCCGTTTCTGCCCCAGCGATGGAGCAGATTGTCGTGAATATGGATGAGCGCAGTGTCATCGTGCCTGAGGATGTTGTAGTAAATGGTAACCTAATTGTCAGGAATGGAAACGTGAACGTATTAGGTGAGGTTACGGGCGATGTGATTGTAGCTGACGGTCAATTATATATGGCTTCCACAGCAAATATTATTGGACAAAGTGAAGAGATTGATCAATTTTTTAAGTGGAGCTTTTACCATATTCAGCGTTGGTTTAAGGAAGCCGTGCTTTTTAATACATCGAATTAGTAGTGTGTAAAGGGTATTAGAGGGGCATGAAAGGCATATATAAGGGTTTACTTGGAAAAGAATAGAGGGTATGAAGGGATAAAAGCACGGGAACCTGCCTGTGCTTTTCTTTACGTACAAAGCATTGTACAATAGAGAAAGAAATGATGATTTTTCTTGTACTGGTAAAATATAAGTGAAGTATTTTTACAATCAATAGCTTTAGTAAGATAAGGGTAATGCTTATTAAGAAGAAAATAAGAACTGTGAGATAGTAGCCTCCGTAACCAAAATAGAGACACGTGACGAACTCTTATTTTTGTAGGGCGTGTGGCACAGAAACGAGGGATCAAGACATGAGCTGGTTAACTGAGCTGTCATTTATGGACTACATAATTGAAATTATAGATATTCTGCTAGTCAGCTATGTAATTTATAAATTATTTACACTAATACGTGGCACGAGAGCAGTTCAGCTTTTGAAGGGGATGCTCGTCATTGTGGCAGGCTGGCTATTAAGTATTACATTTGGTCTAAACACACTTTCCTTCCTCATGTCCCAAGCGATGACCTATGGGGTTTTGGCTGTGATGATTATTTTCCAGCCAGAGCTAAGGCGAGCTTTGGAGCAGCTTGGGAGAGGGAAGTTTTTCGCACGTAGCAACTATCAGGATGAAGAAAAGATGAGTGGGGTTATTGAGGAAACAGTCAAAGCTGTGCAGTATATGGCTAAGCGTAGAATAGGGGCATTGATTGTCTTTGAAAAAGAAACAGGTCTAGGAGACTATATTGAAACAGGAATTCCGATTGATGGAAAGCTAACCTCTGAGCTGATGATTAATATCTTTATTCCGAATACGCCCCTCCATGACGGAGCGGTGATTGTACGTAAAGAAAAGGTAGTGGCTGCTGCCTGTTATCTTCCGTTGTCTGAGAATCCCTTTATCAGCAAGGAGCTCGGAACACGTCACAGAGCCGCTTTAGGGCTAAGTGAACTGACCGATTCCATCTGTATCATTGTCTCAGAGGAAACGGGGAATATCTCGCTTTCCAAAAATGGAGAGGTACACAGGGAGCTCACTCAGGAAGAGCTGACAGAGAAGCTTGAGGTCAGCTTAGTGCAGCAAACCAAAGCCACTTCTTCCTTCTGGACAAGGGGGAAAAACAATGGATAAATTTCTGCAGAATAACACCGTTGCCAAAATTATAGCGATCCTACTTGCCTTGATGCTTTGGCTTATCGTTCGTATGGATGATCAGCCTTATACTCCAGTCAGACAGCAGACAGGAGAGCTGACTGTAGATAATGTCATCGTTGAAGCGATTTATGATGAGGAGCTGTATTCTGTCGCTGATATTCAGGATCGGGTGCAAATCTTACTTACCGGACGAAGAGCATTGCTTAATTTGAACCAGCTTCGAGCCGATCCCTACCGCTTATATGTGGACTTAACTAACCTAGAAGCGGGGACACATCGCGTTCCGGTGCAGTATGAGGGGTTTCCGTCGGAGCTTGAGGTAGACGTTATTCCTAGCCATATCCAGGTGGTATTAGAGGAGAAGGAGCTAGGAGCGTTTAACGTGCAGATCGAGACGACAGGTGCTCCTCGTGAAGGATTTGAATTAGGGAATCCAGTTGTGAGTCCCGATGAGGTTCATGTCATAGCCCCGTCCTCAGTCATTGACGAGGTTGCTCTCGTCAGAGGCTTTGTGAATGTTAATGGAGCCGATGAAGAGATCACCGAAACAGTAGAGCTCAGGGTATATGACCAGCTAGGGAATGAAATTGATGCTGAGGTTAGTCCAGCGTCTGTAGAGGTATATATTCCAATAAGAAGCCCTAGTAAGCAGGTACCGATTCGGGTCAATCCGACAAGTGATTTGCCAGATGGCTTTGAACTAAACGCTATAACAACAGATATAAATACCGTTGAAGTGTTTGCACCACTAGAGGACCTGGAGGAGCTGCAGGAGATCGTTCTGCCACTAGATCTGTCGGAAATCACCTCCTCTGGAACGATTGAATATCGTATTCCAGTGGATGGAGATTGGATTGCAGTCGATCCAGGCGTGGTCAATATTACAATCGAGGTTGAACCCATAGAATCTCGAACCTTTAACCAGCTTCCTATCCAGGTTAACGGCTTAACGGATGACCTTGAATTAGAATTTATAGATCCTCAAAGCGGAAGATATGATATCCGTGTTCTGGGCCTGCAGGATGAGCTTGGGGCCCTGCAGAACGCGGATATTGCTATAAGTATTAATGTAGAAGGCCTTGGGCCAGGCAATCATAGAGTATCCCTTACTATTCAAGTACCAGACGGCTTTGAAGTAGCCGAAACAAATCAGCTTCGCATTAGGATAACCGAACGGGATGAAGGGGAAGAAGCCATTGGGGACGAGATTGAAGATGGAGAGGAAGAAGAAGAGGATAATGAAGAAGGAGGATCATAAGAATGGGTAAGTATTTTGGTACAGATGGGGTACGTGGTGTCGCAAATTTAGAATTGACCCCTGAGCTGGCTTTTAAGCTAGGACGCTGTGGAGGGCATGTGCTCACACAAGGGCAGAGCCAACCTAAGGTTGTCGTGGGGAGAGATACAAGAATATCTGGTGAGATGCTTGAAGGTGCTCTTATTACAGGGCTTCTTTCTGTGGGAATTGAAGTGATGCGTCTAGGCGTCATTTCTACACCAGGTGTTGCCTATATTACAAAAGCGCTAGGTGCACAGGCCGGAGTTATGATTTCCGCTTCACATAATCCTGTAGAGGATAATGGCATTAAGTTTTTTGGACCAGATGGCTTTAAGCTATTGGATGAGCAGGAGGAGGAAATTGAACGCCTTCTAGATGCCGAAAAGGATGAGCTTCCACGTCCAGTTGGCGGGGAAGTAGGGATTGTCAGTGATTACCTAGAAGGAGGACAGAGGTATTTGTCTTACCTGAGGTCTACGGTATCAGAGGAGTTTGATGGACTTCATGTAGTATTAGATTGTGCTCATGGTGCGGCTTCATCCTTAGCTCCTCAGCTTTTTGGAGCACTTGGCGCTCAAATCTCTACCATAGGTACAAATCCGAATGGGCTGAATATCAATGACGGGGTAGGCTCGACACACGTAGAAAAGCTACAACAAGCGGTTCTTGATAAAAAGGCGAACATTGGACTGGCCTTCGACGGGGATGCGGATAGACTGATCGCTGTGGATGAAAAAGGGAACGTTGTGGACGGCGACCAAATCATGTACGTATGCGCGGCAGCTATGAAGGATAAGGGAGCACTTAAAAATAATACCGTTGTGGCTACCGTTATGAGTAATTTAGGCTTCTATAAGGCGATTGAAGCGAAGGATATTCAGGCCGTAACGACAAAGGTTGGGGACCGTTATGTCATGGAGGAGATGAGAAAGGCTGGCTATACCCTCGGAGGTGAGCAGTCGGGGCACATCATATTCCTCGATTATATAACTACAGGCGATGGCATGCTTTCAGGGATACAGCTAGTGAACATCATGCAGGAAAAAGGCAAATCCCTATCCGAGCTCGTTAAGGATTTAGTGATCTATCCTCAAAAAATGGTCAACATTCGTGTGACCGATAAGCATAGAGTGACGGAGAATGCGGCCGTAGATGAAGTCATTAAGCAGGTAGAAGCGGAAATGAACGGCAAGGGACGAGTGCTAGTTCGCCCATCTGGAACGGAGCCTCTTGTACGGGTGATGGCTGAGGCAGAGGATGCGAACCGTATCGACGAGTGGGTGGATCGCATTGCTCAGGTGGTTCAGACTGAAATGGGATTAGATGTATAGGTGTTTTGCTAAATGATGGTTGGTCATTCAGGTCATTGTTCCTCTTAGTTGAGGGCAATGACCTTTTTAGTTATGTCTATATTTCAATTTTTTTGGTCCTGTTGTAGCCAGATTTGCTGCAGGTGAACCAGAGAGCATACCCTCATGATATTTCCCATAATTCTGTCCCATAGATACGCGAAATGTTAATGCCATATTAAACTTTCTGATTTTATCTAAACATCTCCTTGTTAAGGTGCTAAAAGTCGATACTTATAATGCTTATAAAGATAAGAAGGCAGAGGGTTTTTCAAGGTTAAGAAGATAGCTTCGAAGGTACATAAATTTTATTTTATTGGATGGTGAGTGAGTATGGCTATTAATAATCCTCGTTCTCTTAGTATGGGTACAGGAGCTTATTTTGATATTGATGTGAAAGATTTAGCTATTGATGATCCTGATTTAGGTGATTTCACTGTTGAATGCTGGATGTATGTTCGAGGGGGTGAGTACTTTATGTCCTCTGGGGCACAGACTACTGATACAGGTATGTTTATGTCCTATAGAACAGCAAGTGGTAATTTGGTAGGTGTAAGAACAAGAACAGCCTATTACTCTCTGAATCCAACAGGCTCATTATTCAAGCCTAATGAATGGGCTCATTATGCTCTTACATGGAAGCAGGATACTCAGGAAGCAAAATTCTATGTTGATGGAGAAATGGTGGGGATTTTGGAGCGCACAGGGAATGGTGCAAATCAATCAACTAGACAGTATTTGCGTATAAACAGTGCTTCAAATAACAATACCGCCACAAGAGGAAATGCCATTTATGAGGATCTTCGTATCTGGGGGAGAGCGAGGACAGAGCAAGAAATAAAGAGCAATATGAATGTCCTCGTAGATCCTCAAAGCGAAGGTTTACAGAGACTTTTTAGATTCGACGATCTAGGTAAATACACTGTTTGTCATGTAACGGGAGAGAGCTTCACCTTTATTAACGATAGTCCCGCTTGGGTTAATGGAGAGGTTGACTTCAGAATAGAAGGGGATGTTCCAATCGAATATGATCGTCCCCCCTTTCTAAAAGCTCTAAATAACCCACATGCTCTGAGAGTTAACAATTCCACTATACTAATTAATACTTTTCAAAATATGTTTGGTGAAAATAACTATAGGGGTCACGCTACAATGATGCTGTGGGTTAAGCCATTATCCCTTTCAACACAGGATTCCTTTGTTTTCAGTGATGGAAACTTTAATGAGAGTTTCATTGCGCTTAGGTCAGATCGTGTTTGGGCTAGGTGGACACATAATACGGGAGCCATTACTCATTCAACAAATCTAACAATAGGAAAATGGTATCATCTATGTCTTACCCATCACCGTAACGGAAGCAACTTCACTTTAAAGCTTTATTTGGACGGGGTACTCTGTGGTGAAACTAATGTCAGTTCTAATGATGCTAACTATGGGGGGGACGGGAATCTAACGCTAGCCCACCAGCTTCATGCGGAGATAGATGACTTTAGAGTGTGGAGAAGGGTTCTATCTCAAGAAGAGATTATACAAAATAGTAGATTTCTTCTGTCTCTTGAGGATGAACAGGACATGGTGGGTCATTGGAAGATGGATGAAGGTCTAGGAGCTACGTTAGGGAATAGCTATGTAGATAGCCATCATGGTAGAACTGTAGGCGCTTTATGGATTGAAGGTGAGCTACATATGGCTTCGAAAATAGAAATGAAAGTAAAGGAGCCTAAGGATATTGCCGTGCTTAGAAACACAAATCCCTCGGTTTGTATTGATGTTAAGGCTTCAAGAGTGTCTACAGATATTCAAACCTATCCGTTGACTGCCTCCTATTGGCCTTATACAGGAAGTTTGTATAGGGGAAACTTCGATAAAAGTAATTGGGCAGAAATTATTAGAGTAAGTCTGAACAAGTATAGTGAAGATGTTATAGACCAAGAGGTATGTGTAAACTCTTACGCGCAAGTGATAGAAATCCTTGAATCAAATAGAATCGTTATTAGTGATGTTTTTGAAGGTTTATATGGCAAGTTTGCTGTTGGTGATAAGGTTATGATTCATGTCTCTGGTGGAGTGGACACAGAAATAGTTGGAAGGTACGAGTATTTTAGAATAACAGGGATCGAAGGAGATTTTCTAGCTCTAGATGGATCTGTAAATCAGCTTATTAACCAAAGTTCTCTAAAAGATAGGATTGTACAAGCTGTGAAAGTTCCTGAGTTTGTCAGGCTAACGGTAGAGGCTGCTGGGGGAAAGATTGTTGCTGAGCCATATAACGGCAGACGTGGTGGGATTGTAGCTATTGATGTCAAAAGAGAGTTCAATCTCAAGGGCATGATTGATGTAAGTGGACGCGGATATCGAGATGAGGATGCTTCCCTGTCTCCTAACAATGGTGAATGGGCTCACCGTTATAACAATGCTGAGAATGGTGGTGCAGGCGGAGGCAATCAGTTTAGAGGTGGGGACGGAGCACCGGATGACGGTAGTAGAGAGTCGTATGGAGGTGAATCTGTGGGTACCTCTCAAAGCCTAGCTGAAGATAAGAAAATGTATTTCGGTGGTGCTGGAGGAAAGGGAGGAGATTCCAGGTCTAACACAGGATTTTGGTGGGAGGCTCCAGGAGGCAACGGGGGTGGAATCGTTCACATTACAGCTAGAACACTTCACCTTGGTACAATATGTGCCAATGGCTTTGGGGGAGGGCAAACCTCGACAAGGACAACTACTGGCGGAGCAGGTGGTGGTGCAGGTGGAACAATACGCTTAGATTGCCATGGCATAGTTAACTTGACGAACTTCTGTCTCGGTGCTACAGGAGGAGGGGGCTCGGGAGGTATTTATGCTAGAGACTCGCGAGCATTAGGAAACGATGGAACTAACCAAGGGGCAGGTCAGGGTGGTACTGTAACTAATTCCGCCCGTCTTACTATTGGAGGTAACTATTTTAGTAGAGGTGGCTACCCCTTCCAATCTAATGGTGGGGGTGGAGGTGGAGCTTCTACTACGACTACCCAAGGACAAGTCGGTGAGGGTGGGTCTCCAATCCAAGCAGGAAAAGCCTTTAACTCAGGGCATGTTGGTGGAGGTGGTGGCGGAGCAGGAGGACATATTATTATTCAATCTAACACTGTTCCGCCGGCTATTTTGTATCCTCAGCCTGTTACCGCTCCTACTGAACTCGTTTTTGAGGAGTTAGGTAGAATACTCCTATATTTTGATGGATACTACCAAACCTACAATCAATCCCAAAAAAGCTGGGAAAAGCTATCCACTGAGCTACCTGACATCAATCAATTTGCTTTAAGAGGTATGGAAACTCTTTTTAATATTCCTATAAATAGTATTTCTGAGGATTTTGAAATACTGCTTTGGTCTCCCCGACAAGAGGAGATCTATGTTGAGGTGGTAGGTATAGTAGCTGCTCCGCATAAGCATTCAATTTCTGAAAAATATGGAATGGAATACTCGTATGTTTCAGAGTTTGTTAAAGGTGATGGAGAATTCTGTTTAACGGTTCCATATGACTTTTTTGCTGATACTGTTCCTAAACATTTTACTATTCGCGCAGAGAGTGAGTATGGAGATTTTGTGGAAGAGGGTGGCATTGTGATGACCTTAGTCAACACACCACCTAACGTGACGATAAACATGAATCAATATGATCTAGAGGTTACGATAAAAGACAGTGAAGAAGATCCTTTTACTTACCAGATTAAGCTTAATGGACAAGTCATAGTACCCTCACCGACTGATGGGGAGTGGGCTGAGACTGATACTGAAGTAATATTTACACGTAGATTTGACAGCTCCTTCTTTAACATAGGTGGAGAGAATGTCATTGAGGTGACAGCGACAGATTCGTGGGGAGATAGTGAAACGAAGACCTATCACTTTGAAGGGGTCTATTACGGCATTATGTTTGCCGATGAGGCAGGTAGCTTCTACTCAACAGAATTAGGTAGTGTCCTCAAAAGATTGATCATTGGACCGTTGAAGGCAGGTCAGATATCGGACATTTATAGAGTTAGACTTATTAATCAACAGCCTTTTAAAGTTAGAGATATAGGCTTGTCGCTGGGTTATGATGAGGAAATTCCTCATACGATTCTTAAGTTTAGTAAATCAGCTGAACCTTTTATGCCTCAGGATGAGCTTTTCTATGACGGGGTTCTTGATTATATGAATGAGGTAGATTTTTTTGTTCAATTTTTTAGCACAAGTGAAGCTAAGGGGAAGGGGCGTTTTAGTGTTGTAGCAATGGCGACACCTGTAAGAGAGGGCGAGGAGTGACACTTTTCGTTAGGAGGTTAGAGTATGATAAAAAAT is part of the Bacillus horti genome and encodes:
- a CDS encoding YbbR-like domain-containing protein gives rise to the protein MDKFLQNNTVAKIIAILLALMLWLIVRMDDQPYTPVRQQTGELTVDNVIVEAIYDEELYSVADIQDRVQILLTGRRALLNLNQLRADPYRLYVDLTNLEAGTHRVPVQYEGFPSELEVDVIPSHIQVVLEEKELGAFNVQIETTGAPREGFELGNPVVSPDEVHVIAPSSVIDEVALVRGFVNVNGADEEITETVELRVYDQLGNEIDAEVSPASVEVYIPIRSPSKQVPIRVNPTSDLPDGFELNAITTDINTVEVFAPLEDLEELQEIVLPLDLSEITSSGTIEYRIPVDGDWIAVDPGVVNITIEVEPIESRTFNQLPIQVNGLTDDLELEFIDPQSGRYDIRVLGLQDELGALQNADIAISINVEGLGPGNHRVSLTIQVPDGFEVAETNQLRIRITERDEGEEAIGDEIEDGEEEEEDNEEGGS
- the glmM gene encoding phosphoglucosamine mutase encodes the protein MGKYFGTDGVRGVANLELTPELAFKLGRCGGHVLTQGQSQPKVVVGRDTRISGEMLEGALITGLLSVGIEVMRLGVISTPGVAYITKALGAQAGVMISASHNPVEDNGIKFFGPDGFKLLDEQEEEIERLLDAEKDELPRPVGGEVGIVSDYLEGGQRYLSYLRSTVSEEFDGLHVVLDCAHGAASSLAPQLFGALGAQISTIGTNPNGLNINDGVGSTHVEKLQQAVLDKKANIGLAFDGDADRLIAVDEKGNVVDGDQIMYVCAAAMKDKGALKNNTVVATVMSNLGFYKAIEAKDIQAVTTKVGDRYVMEEMRKAGYTLGGEQSGHIIFLDYITTGDGMLSGIQLVNIMQEKGKSLSELVKDLVIYPQKMVNIRVTDKHRVTENAAVDEVIKQVEAEMNGKGRVLVRPSGTEPLVRVMAEAEDANRIDEWVDRIAQVVQTEMGLDV